In Mycoplasmopsis californica, one genomic interval encodes:
- the rpmA gene encoding 50S ribosomal protein L27 yields the protein MAKTKAGGSTKNGRDSRGQRLGIKLGDGQFCTAGSIIFRQRGTKIYPGTNAGIGKDDTIYALITGYVKFERRRNRTFASVYETRVVTPKNN from the coding sequence ATGGCAAAAACAAAAGCTGGTGGTTCTACTAAGAACGGTCGTGATAGTCGCGGCCAAAGATTAGGGATTAAACTAGGTGATGGTCAATTCTGTACAGCTGGTTCAATTATTTTCCGTCAAAGAGGAACAAAAATTTATCCAGGTACCAATGCAGGAATTGGAAAAGATGACACTATTTACGCTTTAATTACAGGATATGTAAAATTTGAGAGACGTAGAAATCGTACATTCGCCTCTGTATATGAAACAAGAGTTGTTACTCCAAAAAACAACTAA
- a CDS encoding DNA-processing protein DprA, translated as MNELLVYFSYANKGNNYEIFKDLVKKRKVGEAHIRYVLNNLEKEGIKYVTVFDSEYPTLLKNIKYAPYVLYYKGDLSLVNKDLVTLTGDVSNIHTEKYFNGSIESFINQFSLITSDFTSFDRKITQQFRDKNKGIVHVLASGHNYLPKNAPLENELYISQYPPEVNPKIARFKERNVIISALSSNLVIYGAKQASGIIHLANAFADMNKEVYCYPSLDLEDGNNFLLKNGANLITHVADVIGY; from the coding sequence ATGAATGAATTATTAGTTTATTTTTCTTATGCCAATAAGGGCAATAATTATGAAATATTTAAGGATTTAGTTAAAAAACGAAAAGTGGGCGAAGCACATATTAGATATGTATTAAACAATTTGGAAAAGGAAGGAATTAAGTATGTTACGGTTTTTGATTCAGAGTATCCAACATTGCTAAAAAATATCAAGTATGCCCCGTATGTACTTTATTACAAGGGGGATCTAAGCTTAGTAAACAAGGATTTGGTTACTTTAACAGGAGATGTAAGTAATATTCACACTGAAAAATATTTTAATGGGTCTATAGAAAGCTTTATTAATCAGTTTAGCTTAATTACTTCCGATTTTACTAGTTTTGATCGCAAAATTACTCAACAGTTTAGAGATAAAAATAAAGGAATTGTACATGTTTTGGCAAGTGGCCATAATTATCTACCAAAAAATGCTCCGCTAGAAAATGAGCTATATATTAGTCAGTATCCGCCGGAGGTTAACCCCAAAATTGCTCGTTTTAAGGAGCGAAATGTAATAATTTCCGCTCTTAGTTCAAACTTAGTTATTTATGGAGCTAAGCAAGCTAGTGGCATTATTCATTTGGCAAATGCTTTTGCAGATATGAACAAGGAGGTTTATTGTTACCCGAGTTTAGACCTAGAAGATGGCAACAATTTTTTACTTAAAAATGGCGCAAATCTAATAACGCATGTTGCTGATGTAATAGGTTATTAG
- a CDS encoding YitT family protein, with protein sequence MNTHASNADSNTQISKDIKDYKMGAHGYKRHKNNNKEFKGFKAQRYFIKTFYMFLAAFLFNFGLVVFLRKSETIPSGLSGIPMLISLVHKETAPYFALMYLAFNIPLFAIFGWRIKRSFSLHTLEFMIFQIIIQFFLTFEFVKGASAAGWFEKYFNIAPGWEREITINGNLYENPVTWPILANGLIGSVFVGASIAVAWKFGGSTGGTDIIGFYFSTRRKKSIGVVLSTIAIFTSIVFLLIFAFMKPHANSVKVINDVAEGKNIQYFQTTNEHVFFGMREVTSFVYIGVVNGLVSLLYPKYKKVTMEIACAENFDIVLQYFRDIHYWHAYSIQEHTSGYTGKKVYKLTTTLLVLECKNIIKDLRNLHPRVWISIKPVKLTIGHFDTRYVDED encoded by the coding sequence ATGAACACACACGCAAGCAATGCTGATAGCAATACCCAAATATCTAAAGATATTAAAGATTATAAAATGGGTGCACACGGTTATAAACGTCATAAAAACAACAATAAAGAATTTAAAGGATTTAAGGCACAGCGTTATTTTATTAAAACATTTTATATGTTTTTAGCTGCATTTTTGTTTAACTTTGGGTTAGTTGTATTTTTACGAAAATCAGAAACTATTCCTTCTGGTCTTTCTGGGATACCGATGTTAATTTCATTAGTTCATAAAGAAACAGCACCATATTTTGCATTAATGTATTTGGCATTCAATATTCCGTTGTTTGCGATATTTGGATGGCGTATTAAGCGATCGTTTTCACTGCATACCCTTGAGTTTATGATTTTTCAAATTATTATTCAATTTTTCTTAACTTTTGAATTTGTAAAAGGAGCATCTGCTGCGGGATGATTTGAAAAATACTTTAATATTGCTCCAGGGTGGGAACGTGAAATTACTATTAATGGCAACTTATATGAAAATCCAGTTACTTGGCCGATATTGGCAAATGGCCTAATTGGTTCTGTATTTGTCGGAGCATCGATAGCTGTCGCGTGGAAATTTGGTGGTTCAACGGGCGGTACTGATATAATTGGCTTTTACTTTTCGACTAGACGTAAAAAAAGTATTGGTGTGGTGTTATCAACGATTGCTATTTTTACTTCAATTGTTTTCTTATTAATATTTGCTTTTATGAAGCCACACGCGAACTCAGTAAAAGTTATTAATGATGTTGCAGAAGGTAAAAATATTCAATACTTTCAGACAACGAATGAACATGTATTTTTTGGAATGCGTGAAGTAACCTCATTTGTGTATATAGGTGTTGTGAATGGTCTTGTGTCTCTGTTGTATCCAAAATACAAAAAGGTGACAATGGAAATTGCTTGTGCCGAAAACTTCGATATTGTCTTGCAGTATTTTAGAGATATTCATTACTGACACGCTTACTCAATTCAAGAACATACAAGTGGGTACACAGGTAAAAAAGTGTATAAATTAACCACAACACTACTAGTTTTAGAATGTAAAAATATAATTAAAGACCTACGAAACCTACATCCCCGTGTTTGAATATCGATAAAACCTGTCAAATTAACAATCGGGCATTTTGATACGCGTTACGTTGATGAAGATTAA